In a genomic window of Myotis daubentonii chromosome 18, mMyoDau2.1, whole genome shotgun sequence:
- the PTPN22 gene encoding tyrosine-protein phosphatase non-receptor type 22 isoform X2 yields the protein MDEREILQRFLDEAQSKKINNEEFANEFLKLKRLATKYKADKTYPSTVAERPKNIKKNRYKDILPYDHSRVELSLITSDEDSSYINANFIKGVYGPQAYIATQGPLSTTLLDFWRMIWEYSVLIIVMACMEFEMGKKKCERYWAEPGEMQLQLGPFSVSCEAENRKSDYTIRTLKVRFNSETRTIYQFHYKNWPDHDVPASIDPILELIWDVRCYQADDRVPICIHCSAGCGRTGVICAIDYTWMLLKDGIIPENFSIFTLIREMRTQRPSLVQTQKQYELVYKAVIELFKRHMDVIRDRHSGTEIQAKYPVPEQNPSLEANAYSPDLPKSMKEAEVMNRQSKQRIQVKNAKAPSFEPRTSEISEKGGLALHPAKQNSSCEFLELNYGCNKNAGTTLKWETKAFPIVGEPLQKYQSLDLSSVLLGAGPDSKPVNAAGRYFNAKGPITRTKSTPFELIQQRDTNELGMKDKCSCLASQPNSSCFEQAQKAMHVSSAELNYSLSRDSKHQVCNASSAKQHDARAFNAHSHMSLVDSPYFPSSPRSAGSKMSLDLPEEQARTVLPCSSLPTSSATLFSYYDPDDSLALNPPTNFPSTLNQEIADVATSPKIDDETPPPLPERTPESFIVVEEAGEVPLHVPQSLPSAGMTKIGTSLEWSGTPKSSKPDDLIVKLRNPISDLHEDRSSPPPPLPERTRESFFLADEDCMQAQPMETYSASCPNTVENSTSSKQTLKTPGKCFTRSKSLKILRNMKKSLCTSSSPNKPADSVQSSNSSSLLNFGFANRFSKPKGPRNPPSNWNI from the exons ATATCTTGCCCT ATGATCATAGCCGAGTAGAGCTGTCCTTAATAACCTCTGATGAAGATTCCAGTTACATCAATGCCAATTTCATTAAG GGAGTTTATGGACCCCAGGCTTATATTGCTACGCAGGGACCTTTGTCTACAACTCTCCTGGATTTCTGGAGGATGATTTGGGAATACAGTGTCCTG ATCATTGTTATGGCATGCATGGAGTTTGAAATGGGGAAG AAAAAGTGTGAGCGCTATTGGGCTGAGCCGGGAGAGATGCAGCTACAACTTGGCCCTTTCTCCGTCTCCTGT gaagctgaaaatagaaaatctgaTTACACAATCAGGACTCTAAAAGTCAGATTCAACAGT gaaactcgaACTATCTACCAGTTTCATTACAAGAACTGGCCTGACCATGATGTGCCTGCATCTATCGACCCTATCCTTGAGCTCATCTGGGATGTGCGTTGTTACCAAGCGGATGACAGGGTTCCCATATGCATTCACTGCAG TGCCGGCTGTGGAAGAACTGGTGTTATCTGTGCTATCGATTATACGTGGATGCTGCTAAAAGATGGG ATAATTCCCGAGAACTTCAGTATTTTCACTTTGATTCGGGAAATGCGAACACAGAGGCCTTCATTAGTTCAAACTCAG AAACAGTATGAACTGGTCTACAAAGCCGTCATAGAACTATTTAAGAGGCATATGGATGTCATCAGAGATAGACACTCTGGAACAGAG ATTCAAGCAAAGTATCCAGTTCCTGAGCAAAATCCCAGTCTGGAAGCAAATGCTTATTCTCCTGATTTACCAAAAAG CATGAAAGAAGCAGAAGTGATGAACCGACAGAGCAAACAAAGGATTCAGGTGAAAAACGCAAAAGCTCCTTCCTTTGAGCCGAGGACTTCTGAAATAAGTGAAAAGGGAGGGTTGGCTTTGCACCCTGCTAAACAGAATAGTTCTTGTGAGTTTTTGGAACTAAATTATGGTTGTAACAAAAATGCTGGCACAACCCTGAAATGGGAGACAAAGGCATTTCCAATAGTTGGGGAGCCTCTTCAGAAATACCAAAGTTTGGACTTGAGCTCTGTTCTGCTTGGAGCAGGTCCTGATTCTAAACCTGTGAATGCAGCAGGAAGATATTTCAACGCAAAGGGGCCAATAACACGGACCAAGTCAACTCCCTTTGAACTGATACAACAGAGAGACACCAATGAGCTGGGCATGAAGGACAAGTGTTCTTGTTTGGCATCTCAACCGAATAGTTCTTGTTTTGAGCAGGCTCAAAAAGCGATGCACGTTTCTTCAGCAGAACTGAATTATTCGCTGTCACGTGACTCAAAGCACCAAGTGTGCAATGCCTCCAGTGCAAAGCAGCATGACGCTAGGGCTTTCAATGCACATTCCCACATGTCTTTAGTGGATAGTCCTTATTTTCCATCGTCTCCAAGAAGTGCTGGCTCTAAGATGTCTCTTGATTTACCCGAGGAACAAGCTAGAACTGTGTTACCTTGTTCTTCGTTGCCAACATCCTCTGCAACCCTATTTTCTTATTATGATCCAGATGATTCTTTAGCACTGAATCCTCCAACCAATTTCCCCTCCACACTGAACCAAGAGATAGCAGATGTCg CAACTTCTCCAAAAATAGACGATGAAACACCCCCTCCACTTCCTGAGCGGACACCTGAATCTTTCATTGTGGTAGAGGAAGCTG GAGAAGTCCCACTGCATGTTCCCCAATCTTTACCTTCAGCTGGGATGACAAAAATTGGAACATCACTAGAATGGAGTGGAACACCTAAATCCAGCAAACCTGATGACTTG attgtaAAACTCCGGAATCCCATATCAG ATCTGCATGAAGATcgctcttctcctccccctccactcCCAGAAAGGACCCGAGAGTCCTTCTTCCTCGCTGACGAGGACT gtatGCAGGCTCAACCTATGGAGACTTATTCTGCCAGCTGTCCTAACACCGTGGAAAATTCAACATCTTCAAAACAAACATTGAAGACTCCTGGAAAATGTTTCACAAGGAGTAAG AGTTTGAAAATTTTGCGGAACATGAAAAAGA gTCTCTGTACTTCTTCCTCACCAAACAAGCCTGCAGACTCTGTTCAGTCAAGTAACTCCAGCTCCTTGCTAAATTTTG GTTTTGCAAATCGTTTTTCAAAACCCAAAGGACCAAGGAACCCACCATCAAATTGGAATATTTAA
- the PTPN22 gene encoding tyrosine-protein phosphatase non-receptor type 22 isoform X1, with protein MDEREILQRFLDEAQSKKINNEEFANEFLKLKRLATKYKADKTYPSTVAERPKNIKKNRYKDILPYDHSRVELSLITSDEDSSYINANFIKGVYGPQAYIATQGPLSTTLLDFWRMIWEYSVLIIVMACMEFEMGKKKCERYWAEPGEMQLQLGPFSVSCEAENRKSDYTIRTLKVRFNSETRTIYQFHYKNWPDHDVPASIDPILELIWDVRCYQADDRVPICIHCSAGCGRTGVICAIDYTWMLLKDGIIPENFSIFTLIREMRTQRPSLVQTQKQYELVYKAVIELFKRHMDVIRDRHSGTEIQAKYPVPEQNPSLEANAYSPDLPKSMKEAEVMNRQSKQRIQVKNAKAPSFEPRTSEISEKGGLALHPAKQNSSCEFLELNYGCNKNAGTTLKWETKAFPIVGEPLQKYQSLDLSSVLLGAGPDSKPVNAAGRYFNAKGPITRTKSTPFELIQQRDTNELGMKDKCSCLASQPNSSCFEQAQKAMHVSSAELNYSLSRDSKHQVCNASSAKQHDARAFNAHSHMSLVDSPYFPSSPRSAGSKMSLDLPEEQARTVLPCSSLPTSSATLFSYYDPDDSLALNPPTNFPSTLNQEIADVATSPKIDDETPPPLPERTPESFIVVEEAGEVPLHVPQSLPSAGMTKIGTSLEWSGTPKSSKPDDLIVKLRNPISDLHEDRSSPPPPLPERTRESFFLADEDCMQAQPMETYSASCPNTVENSTSSKQTLKTPGKCFTRSKSLKILRNMKKSLCTSSSPNKPADSVQSSNSSSLLNFALFLFPGFANRFSKPKGPRNPPSNWNI; from the exons ATATCTTGCCCT ATGATCATAGCCGAGTAGAGCTGTCCTTAATAACCTCTGATGAAGATTCCAGTTACATCAATGCCAATTTCATTAAG GGAGTTTATGGACCCCAGGCTTATATTGCTACGCAGGGACCTTTGTCTACAACTCTCCTGGATTTCTGGAGGATGATTTGGGAATACAGTGTCCTG ATCATTGTTATGGCATGCATGGAGTTTGAAATGGGGAAG AAAAAGTGTGAGCGCTATTGGGCTGAGCCGGGAGAGATGCAGCTACAACTTGGCCCTTTCTCCGTCTCCTGT gaagctgaaaatagaaaatctgaTTACACAATCAGGACTCTAAAAGTCAGATTCAACAGT gaaactcgaACTATCTACCAGTTTCATTACAAGAACTGGCCTGACCATGATGTGCCTGCATCTATCGACCCTATCCTTGAGCTCATCTGGGATGTGCGTTGTTACCAAGCGGATGACAGGGTTCCCATATGCATTCACTGCAG TGCCGGCTGTGGAAGAACTGGTGTTATCTGTGCTATCGATTATACGTGGATGCTGCTAAAAGATGGG ATAATTCCCGAGAACTTCAGTATTTTCACTTTGATTCGGGAAATGCGAACACAGAGGCCTTCATTAGTTCAAACTCAG AAACAGTATGAACTGGTCTACAAAGCCGTCATAGAACTATTTAAGAGGCATATGGATGTCATCAGAGATAGACACTCTGGAACAGAG ATTCAAGCAAAGTATCCAGTTCCTGAGCAAAATCCCAGTCTGGAAGCAAATGCTTATTCTCCTGATTTACCAAAAAG CATGAAAGAAGCAGAAGTGATGAACCGACAGAGCAAACAAAGGATTCAGGTGAAAAACGCAAAAGCTCCTTCCTTTGAGCCGAGGACTTCTGAAATAAGTGAAAAGGGAGGGTTGGCTTTGCACCCTGCTAAACAGAATAGTTCTTGTGAGTTTTTGGAACTAAATTATGGTTGTAACAAAAATGCTGGCACAACCCTGAAATGGGAGACAAAGGCATTTCCAATAGTTGGGGAGCCTCTTCAGAAATACCAAAGTTTGGACTTGAGCTCTGTTCTGCTTGGAGCAGGTCCTGATTCTAAACCTGTGAATGCAGCAGGAAGATATTTCAACGCAAAGGGGCCAATAACACGGACCAAGTCAACTCCCTTTGAACTGATACAACAGAGAGACACCAATGAGCTGGGCATGAAGGACAAGTGTTCTTGTTTGGCATCTCAACCGAATAGTTCTTGTTTTGAGCAGGCTCAAAAAGCGATGCACGTTTCTTCAGCAGAACTGAATTATTCGCTGTCACGTGACTCAAAGCACCAAGTGTGCAATGCCTCCAGTGCAAAGCAGCATGACGCTAGGGCTTTCAATGCACATTCCCACATGTCTTTAGTGGATAGTCCTTATTTTCCATCGTCTCCAAGAAGTGCTGGCTCTAAGATGTCTCTTGATTTACCCGAGGAACAAGCTAGAACTGTGTTACCTTGTTCTTCGTTGCCAACATCCTCTGCAACCCTATTTTCTTATTATGATCCAGATGATTCTTTAGCACTGAATCCTCCAACCAATTTCCCCTCCACACTGAACCAAGAGATAGCAGATGTCg CAACTTCTCCAAAAATAGACGATGAAACACCCCCTCCACTTCCTGAGCGGACACCTGAATCTTTCATTGTGGTAGAGGAAGCTG GAGAAGTCCCACTGCATGTTCCCCAATCTTTACCTTCAGCTGGGATGACAAAAATTGGAACATCACTAGAATGGAGTGGAACACCTAAATCCAGCAAACCTGATGACTTG attgtaAAACTCCGGAATCCCATATCAG ATCTGCATGAAGATcgctcttctcctccccctccactcCCAGAAAGGACCCGAGAGTCCTTCTTCCTCGCTGACGAGGACT gtatGCAGGCTCAACCTATGGAGACTTATTCTGCCAGCTGTCCTAACACCGTGGAAAATTCAACATCTTCAAAACAAACATTGAAGACTCCTGGAAAATGTTTCACAAGGAGTAAG AGTTTGAAAATTTTGCGGAACATGAAAAAGA gTCTCTGTACTTCTTCCTCACCAAACAAGCCTGCAGACTCTGTTCAGTCAAGTAACTCCAGCTCCTTGCTAAATTTTG CTTTATTTTTGTTCCCAGGTTTTGCAAATCGTTTTTCAAAACCCAAAGGACCAAGGAACCCACCATCAAATTGGAATATTTAA